AGGCCATCGGCGCGGGAGCGAGACGTGGAGCGGATGACGGCACGATGACGAGCGCGACGGACGTCGAGCGCGAGCGTCCGGCGCCGGCCCGGCCCGCGGTGTTCTGGGGACACGTCGTCACCGTGCCCGTCCTCGCCGTCCTGCTCGTCGCGTGGCAGACGGCGACTGCCGGGCCGTGGTGGCCTGCCGACGGCCAGGCCTTCCCCACCGGTGCGGCAGTCGCGCTGGCGGTCGGGGTCGTGCTCGTCGTCGGGGGCGAGCTGTGGCCCGTCCTCGGCAGCCGGACCGTCGATCCCAGCGGAGTCGCCTGGTCGACCACGTTCGCGTTCGCCGTCCTGCTGTTCGCCGGGCTGCTGCCGGCGGTCGCCCTGCTCGCCGGTGCCTCGGTGCTCTCCGGGGTGCTCGCCCGCAAGGCCGCCTACCGCTGGGTCTTCAACGCCGGCCAGTACAGCCTCAGCCTGCTCGCCGCCTGGGGCGTGCTGGTGGTGTTCGACCGCGACGCCCGCCCCTCGGAGCTGTGGTCCCCGGCGGACCTGTCCGACCTCGGTGTGGTCGCGCTCGCGGCCGCCGCGTACTTCGTCGTCAACGAGCTGCTCGTCACCTTCGCGGTCAGCGCGCTGAGCGGCACCAGCCTCCTCGACGACCTGCGGTCGGTCCTCTACTTCGAGCTGGTCGCCAACGGTGCGCAGCTCGGGCTGGCGCCGCTGGTCGCCGTCGTGATGGAGCACGCACCGGCGCTGACCGCCCTCGGCGTGCTGCCCGTGCTGGCCATCCACCGGCAGGCGGTCGCCGAGCGGGAGAGCCGGCACGCCGCCACCCACGACGACCTCACCCAGCTCGCCAACCGCAAGCACTTCCTCACCCTCGCCGAGAGCGCCATGGACCTGGCCGCCCGCAGCGACCAGTCCCTCGCCCTGCTCGTCGTCGACCTCGACCGGTTCAAGGAGGTCAACGACGTCCTCGGCCACCAGGCCGGTGACCGGACGATCGTCGAGGTCGGCCGGCGGCTGCGGCACGCCGTCCGGGACGGGGACGTCGTCGCGCGGCTCGGCGGCGACGAGTTCGCCGTCCTCGTCCCGGCGATCACCTCCCTCGACGACGCTCTCGGCGTGGCCCAGCGGGTGGTCGCCGAGCTCGAGCGGCCGTTCGAGGTGGAGGGCCGGCTCGTCGACCTCGGCGGCAGTGTCGGAGTGGCGCTGCTGCCGCAGCACGCCGGGGACTTCGAGGCCCTGTTCTCCCGGGCGGACGCCGCCATGTTCGCCGCCAAGCGCGACGGCGGCGGCATCCGGGTCTACGGCCCGGAGCTGGACTCCGGTGCTACCGGGCGGGTGGGCCTGCTCGGGTCGCTGCGCCGCGCGATCGAGGCCGGCGACCTCGTCGTGGAGTACCAGCCCAAGATCGACATGCGCACCGGTGCGACGGACGGCGTCGAGGCACTGGTCCGCTGGCGCACCACCGACGGCGTGCTCGTGCCGCCGGACGACTTCGTCCCGCTGGCGGAGCAGTCCGGGCTCATGCCGCGGCTCACCGCGTCGGTGCTCGAGCAGGCGCTCGCCCAGTGCGCGGCGTGGCAGCAGGCGGGGCTGCGCGTCCCGGTCGCGGTCAACGTGTCGCTGCGCGACGTGCTGGACGCCCGGTTCGCCGTCGGGGTGGCCGAACGGCTCGTCCGCTACGGCGTGCTCGGGCCGATGCTCACGCTGGAGATCACCGAGCGCGTCCTCGCCGAGGACATGCTGCGCGTCCAGGCCACCCTCGAGGAGGTCAGCGGGCTCGGCGTGCGGGTCTCGCTGGACGACTTCGGCACCGGCTGGTCCTCCCTCGTGCTGCTGCGCCGGCTGCCGGTCGCCGAGGTCAAGCTGGACCGATCCTTCGTCGCCCAGGTCGCCCGGTCCCGCAGCGACGCCGCCATCGTGCGCGCCGTCATCGACCTCGCCCACGAGCTCGATCTCGTCGTCGTCGCCGAGGGGGTCGAGGACGCCGCCACCTGGTCCGCGCTGGCGGCGATGGGCTGCGACACCGCCCAGGGGTGGCACATCGCCCGGTCGCTGCCCGCGCCGGCGGCGACGGCGTGGGTGCGTGAACGAGCCAGGGACCGCCACGGTGCGCGCCAGGTCGGCGACCGCACGGAGCGCCCGCAGCCCGTGCCGGGCCAGACGGGGGACGGGGCCGGCCTGGCCGGTCGGTAGAGTCCGTCCCCATGTCCGCCATCTCCCGCAGCGAGGTCGCGCACCTCGCTCACCTGGCGCGGATCGACCTCACCGACGACGAGCTGGACCGGCTCGCCGGCCAGCTCGACGCCATCGTCGACGCCGTCGCCACCGTGTCCACGGTGGCCGGTGAGGACGTGCCGGCCACCTCCCACCCGCTGCCGCTGACCAACGTCACCCGCCCCGACGAGGTCCGGCCCTCGCTCACCGCCGAGCAGGCCCTCTCCGGCGCGCCGGACAGCGAGCAGCAGCGGTTCCGGGTGCCGCGGATCCTCGAGGAGGAGCAGTGACCGACCTCACCCGCCTGGACGCCGCCGACCTCGCCGGCCGGCTCGCCGCCGGGGAGGTCAGCTCGCAGGAGGTGACCAGGGCCCACCTGGACCGGATCGAGGCCGTCGACGGCGTCGTCCACGCCTTCCTCCACGTGGCCGTCGACCGGGCGCTGGCCGCCGCCCGGGACGTCGACCGGCGGCGGGCCGCGGGTGAGCCGCTCGGCCCGCTGGCGGGCGTGCCGGTGGCCGTCAAGGACGTCCTGGTCACCACCGGCATGCCGACGACCTGCGGCTCCCGGATGCTCGAGGGCTGGGTACCGCCCTACGACGCGACCGTGGTGCGCCGGCTCGCCGACGGCGGCCTCGTCGTCCTCGGCAAGACGAACATGGACGAGTTCGCGATGGGGTCGAGCACCGAGCACTCGGCGTTCGGGCCCACCCGCAACCCCTGGGACACCGACCGGATCCCGGGCGGGTCCGGGGGCGGCTCCGCCGCGGCCGTCGCGGCCTTCGAGGCGCCGCTGGCCATCGGCACCGACACCGGCGGGTCCATCCGTCAGCCCGGTGCCGTGACCGGCACGGTCGGGGTCAAGCCGACCTACGGCGGCGTGTCCCGCTACGGCCTCGTCGCCCTGGCCTCCAGCCTCGACCAGGCCGGTCCGGTCACCCGGTCGGTCCTCGACGCGGCCCTGCTCCACGAGACCATCGGCGGGCACGACCCGCTGGACTCGACGTCCCTGCCGGACGACGTCCCCGCCCTGGTGGAGGCCGCCCGTCGGGGCGCGTCCGGCGACGGGGTCCGGGGCCTGCGCGTCGGACTGGTCCGGGAGCTCGACGGTGAGGGGTACGCCCCCCAGGTGCGCGCCCGCTTCCACGAGGCCGTCGACCTGCTCGCCGGCGCCGGCGCCGAGATCGTCGAGGTGTCCTGCCCGAGCTTCGCGTCCGCGCTCGCCGCGTACTACCTCATCCTGCCGAGCGAGGCGAGCAGCAACCTCGCCAAGTTCGACGCGATGCGCTACGGACTGCGGGTGCTGCCCGACGGGGTCGGTGCCCCCACCGCGGCCCAGGTGATGGCCGCGACCCGCGCCGTCGGGTTCGGCGAGGAGGTGAAGCGCCGGATCATCCTCGGCACCTACGCCCTGTCCGCGGGCTACTACGACGCCTACTACGGCAGCGCGCAGAAGGTCCGCACGCTCATCCAGCGCGACTTCGCCGCCGCGTTCGAGCGTGCCGACGTCCTGGTGTCCCCCACGGCGCCGACGGTCGCGTTCCGGCTGGGGGAGAAGCTGGAGGACCCGCTGGCCATGTACCTCAACGACATCGCGACGATCCCCGCCAACCTCGCCGGCGTGCCGGGGATGAGCCTGCCCAGCGGGCTCGCCGAGGACGACCTGCCCGCCGGCGTCCAGCTGCTCGCCCCGGCCCGCGCCGACGACCGGCTCTACCACGTCGGCGCCGCCCTCGAGGCCATGCTCACCGAGCGCTGGGGCGGCCGCCTGCTCGACCGGGCCCCGGAGGTGACGGCGTGAGTACCGAGACGGTGACCCCCATGGGGTTCGAGGAGGCGATGGAGCGCTTCGACCCGGTGCTGGGGCTGGAGGTCCACGTCGAGCTGAGCACCGCGACGAAGATGTTCTGCGGGTGCCCGACGGAGTTCGGCGCCGAACCGAACACCCAGGTCTGCCCCACCTGCCTCGGTCTGCCCGGGGCGCTGCCGGTGCTCAACGCCGCCGCCGTGGAGTCGGCCGTCCGGATCGGGTTGGCGCTCAACTGCGACATCGCCTCGTGGTGCCGGTTCGCGCGCAAGAACTACTTCTACCCGGACATGCCGAAGAACTACCAGGTCTCCCAGTACGACGAGCCGATCGCCACCGGCGGCTGGCTCGACGTCGAGGTGCCGGCCCCCGAGGGCAGCGACGCCGCGCCCGAGGTGGTGCGGGTCGAGATCGAGCGCGCCCACATGGAGGAGGACACCGGCAAGTCCCTGCACGTCGGCGGCGGCACCGGCCGCATCCACGGCGCGGACTACTCGCTGCTCGACTACAACCGGGCCGGCGTGCCGCTGATCGAGATCGTCACCAAGCCGGTCGAGGGTACCGGGTCACGGGCCCCGGAGGTCGCCCGCGCGTACGTCGCCACCCTGCGGGACCTGCTGCGGGCGCTCGGGGTGTCCGACGTCCGGATGGAGCAGGGGTCGCTGCGCTGCGACGTCAACCTCTCCCTGCGCGAGAGCCCGCAGGCCCCGCTGGGCACCCGCACCGAGACGAAGAACGTCAACTCGCTGCGCTCGGTCGAGCGGGCCGTCCGCTACGAGATCGGCCGGCAGGCGGCGGTGCTCGCCGCGGGAGGCCGGGTGCACCAGGAGACCCGGCACTGGCACGAGGACACCGGGCTGACCACCCCGGGGCGCAGCAAGGAGACCGCCGAGGACTACCGCTACTTCCCCGAGCCCGACCTCGTGCCCGTCGCCCCCGACCCGGCCTGGGTGGAGGAGCTGCGCGGCACCCTGCCGGAGCCGCCGGCGCAGCACCGGCGCCGGCTGCAGGCGCAGTGGGGGTTCTCCGACCTGGAGATGCGCGACGTCCTCAACGCCGGTGCGGTGCCGCTGATCGAGGCCACCGTGGCGGCGGGGGCCAGCCCCGCCGCCGCCCGCAAGTGGTGGAGCGGTCCGGTCGCGCGGCGGGCCAAGGAGGACGGCGTCGACCTGGCGGACCTCGGCATCACCCCCGCGCAGGTCGCCGAGCTGCAACGGCTCGTCGACACCGGCCGGATCAACGACAAGCTCGCCCGCCAGGTCCTCGACGGGGTACTGGCCGGTGAGGGCGACCCCGAGCAGGTGATCGCCGCCCGCGGGCTCGAGGTGGTCAGCGACGACGCGGCCCTCGGTGCCGCCGTCGACCGGGCGATCAGCGCCAACCCCGACGTCGCCGACAAGATCCGGGCCGGCAAGGTGGCCGCTGCCGGTGCCCTGATCGGCGCGGTGATGAAGGAGATGCGCGGGCAGGCGGACGCCGGTCGGGTCCGCGAGCTCGTCCTGGAGCGGCTCGGCCAGTCCGGCTGAGCGGGCGTCAGCCCAGCGGAAGGCGGACCAGCCGGTCGTCGCCGGGGCGGGGCTCGCCGCGGGCGGTGTTGTTCGTCAGTACCCACAGGGCGGCCCCGTCCGGGGCCAGGACGACGTCGCGCAGCCGGCCCAGCTCCCCGGTGAGCAGGGCCTCCGGCTCGCCCACCTGGCCGTCGACCAGCGGCACCCGCCACAGCCGCTGCCCGCGCAGGGCGGCCAGGTAGACGGCGTCACCGGTGACGAGCAGCCCGCTGGGGGAGGCGTCCGCGGTCGGCCAGATGAGCAGCGGGTCGACGAAGTCGTCGTCACCGCCGGGCCCCTCGACGTACGGCCAGCCGTAGTTGGCGCCCGGCTCGAGCAGGTTCAGCTCGTCGAGCCGGTCGGTGCCGAACTCGCTGGCGTACAGCCGGCCCTCGGCGTCCCAGCCCAGGCCCTGCACGTTGCGGTGCCCCACGGTCCAGACCGGGGAGCCCGGGAACGGGTTGTCGGCGGGGACACCGCCGTCGGGAGTGAGCCGGAGCACCTTGCCCCCCAGCGAACCCAGGTCCTGGGCCAGGTCGGCCTGGCCGGCGTCCCCGGTGGTGGCGTAGAGCATGCCGTCCGGGCCGAACGCGATCCGCCCACCGTTGTGGTTGGCCCCGGCGGGGATGCCGTCGAGCAGCACCTCCGGGTCCCCGAGAGTGAGCCCGTCGAGCGGCGCCCGCACGACCCGGTTGCCGTCCGCGGCGGTGAGGTAGAGGTACACCAGGGCGTCCTCGGTGAACGTCGGCGAGACCGCCACGCCGAGCAGCCCGCCCTCCCCGTCCGGCCGCACGTCCGGGACCCGGCCGTCCGCGCCGGTGGCCGTGACGACCTCCGGCGTGCCGTCCGCGCCGACTCGGACCAGCTGCGCCCGGTCACGCAGCGAGACCAGCGCCGACCCGTCCGGCAGCACCGCCACCGACCACGGCACGTCGAGGTCGGTGACGACGTCGCGCGGTGCTCCTGGGCGTCCCGTCACCCGGGTCGCGGCGTGCGGGCCGACGGCGGTGGGCGTGGCGGCCGGTTCGGACCCGGCCCCGTCCCCGGTCACCGTGGGTGCCGGCGCCGCCGCCCGGCCGGTGCCCCCGCCGGTCGGCTCCGTGGACCCCGTGCACGAGGCGAGCAGGGCGGCCGCGACGGCGGCGGACAGGGCGGCGAGCGCAGCGCGGGGCACGGCAGCAGTGTCCCCCAGGGGTGGCCGCAGGCACGGCGTCGCTGCCACGATGCCGGGCATGCTGTCGTTCCCGGACTCGTGGGTGATCACCCTGCCGGACTCCCAGTGGGTGGAGGACCTCGGCGACCTGCCCGACGGGGTACGCCCCGCCGTCTGGGACGTCGAGCACCCGCCCGCGGGCGCGCTCGGCGCCGACCTCGCCGACGTGGCCGTCGTCGTCCCGCCCTACCTGCACCCGGCCCCCGCCCTCCCGTCGCTGCGCGACCTGCCGGCGCTGCGGCTGGTCCAGACGCTCACCACCGGGTACGACACGGTCGCCCCGCACGTCCCGCCCGGGGTGGCCCTGGCGACGGCGTCCGGGGTGCACGACGCGGCGACCGCCGAGCTCGCCGTCGGGCTCGCCCTCGCCTCGCTGCGCGGCATCGACGACGCGGCGCGGGACATGGAGTCCGCCCGCTGGCGGCACGTGCTGCGGCCATCCCTCGCCGACCGGCGGGTGCTCGTCGTCGGCACCGGCGGTATCGGCCGCGCCGTCGTCGAGCGGCTGCGGCCGTTCGAGGTCGTCCTCACCCGGGTCGCGACCCGGGCCCGGCAGGACGACGACGGTCACGTGCACGGTGTGGACGAGCTGCCCGCGCTGCTGCCCGGGCACGACGTCGTCGTGCTCGCCGTGCCGCTGACCGAGCGCACGCGTCACCTCGTCGACGCCGCGTTCCTCGCCGCGATGCCGGACGGCGCGCTGCTCGTCAACGTCTCGCGCGGCCAGGTCGTCGACACCGGCGCGCTGCTCGCCGAGCTGCGCCGGCACCGGCTGCGGGCGGCACTGGACGTGGTCGACCCGGAGCCGCTGCCGGCCGACCACCCGCTGTGGGGAGCCCCCGGGCTGCTGCTCACCCCGCACGTCGGCGGGGACACCACGGCGATGCGGCCACGGGCACTCGAGCTGCTGCGCGACCAGGTGGCCCGGCTCGCGCGCGGCGAGCCGCCACGCAACCTCGTCCCGGACTCCCGTCTCGGCAGGTGAGCACAGCGTCTTAGGACTCGGACGCTCGGTAGAGTGCGGACATGACCGAGGCGCCTTCCCAGCCCGACATCAAGCCCCGCAGTCGGGACGTCACCGACGGCCTGGAGCGTGCTGCCGCCCGCGGCATGCTGCGCGCGGTCGGGATGGGGGACGAGGACTTCGCCAAGCCCCAGATCGGCGTCGCCAGCAGCTGGAACGAGATCACCCCGTGCAACCTGTCGCTGGACCGGCTCGCCCAGGCGGTCAAGGACGGCGTGCACGCCGCCGGCGGCTACCCGCTGGAGTTCGGCACGATCTCCGTCTCCGACGGGATCTCGATGGGCCACGAGGGGATGCACTTCTCGCTGGTGTCGCGCGAGGTCATCGCCGACAGCGTCGAGACCGTCATGCAGGCCGAGCGCCTCGACGGGTCGGTGCTGCTGGCCGGGTGCGACAAGTCGCTGCCCGGGATGCTGATGGCCGCGGCCCGTCTCGACCTCGCCAGCGTCTTCCTCTACGCCGGGTCGACGCTGCCCGGCGTCGCCAAGCTGTCCGACGGCACCGAGCGCGAGGTCACCATCATCGACGCCTTCGAGGCCGTCGGGGCGTGCGCGCGGGGACTGATGAGCCGGGCGGACGTCGACGCGATCGAGCGCGCGATCTGCCCCGGTGAGGGCGCCTGCGGCGGCATGTACACCGCCAACACCATGGCCAGCGCGGCCGAGGCCCTCGGCATGTCCCTGCCCGGCAGCGCCGCGCCGCCGGCCACCGACCGCCGCCGCGACGGGTACGCCCGGCGATCCGGGCAGGCCGTCGTCGGCATGCTCGCCCGCGGTATCACCGCCCGGCAGGTGATGACCCGCGAGGCGTTCGAGAACGCGGTGGCCGTCGTCATGGCCCTCGGCGGGTCGACCAACGCCGTCCTGCACCTGCTCGCCATCGCGCACGAGGCGGAGGTCGAGTTCACCCTCGACGACATCCAGCGCGTCGGCGACCGCGTCCCGCACCTCGCCGACGTCAAGCCGTTCGGCCGGCACGTCATGACCGACGTGGACCGGGTCGGTGGCGTCCCGGTCGTCATGAAGGCGCTGCTGGACGCCGGGCTGCTGCACGGCGACTGCCTCACCGTCACCGGCCGCACCGTGGCGGAGAACCTCGCCGACATCGCGCCGCCCGACCCCGACGGACAGGTCCTGCGGGCGATCGCCGACCCGATCCACGCCACCGGCGGCCTGACCATCCTGCGGGGGTCGCTGGCACCTGACGGCGCGGTCGTCAAGAGTGCCGGCTTCGAGCGCACGGAGTTCGTCGGCACCGCGCGCGTGTTCGACCGGGAGCGGGCCGCGATGGACGCGCTCGAGGACGGCACGATCGGCGCCGGGGACGTCGTCGTGATCCGCTACGAGGGTCCAAAGGGCGGCCCGGGCATGCGGGAGATGCTCGCCATCACCGGGGCCATCAAGGGCGCCGGCCTCGGCAAGGACGTGCTGCTGCTCACCGACGGCCGGTTCAGCGGCGGGACGACCGGGCTGTGCGTCGGGCACCTGTGCCCGGAGGCCGTCGACGGCGGGCCGATCGCCTTCGTCCGCGACGGCGACCGGATCCGCCTGGACCTGCGGACCCGCGCCCTCGACCTGCTCGTCGACGACGACGAGCTCGAGCGGCGCCGGGCCGGCTGGCAGCCGCTGCCACCGCGCTACACCCGCGGCGTCCTGGCCAAGTACGCCCGGCTCGTCGGTCCGGCGTCCGGGGGGGCCGTGTGCGACTGACCGGCCGGCCGCTGCCGGCGGCGTCCGGATGCCGAGCGTCCGGATACCGAGCGTCCGGATACCGAGCGTCCGGATACCGAGACGTGCGTCCCACTGCGTTGACACCCGGGGTGAACCGCAGCAACCTGGCGGCGTGCGGACCAACTCCCGGCTCCTCGTACTCGGACGGCGCGCGTAAGCCGACCCGAGAGCCGACCTGACCGCGCGCGACCCCTCGCTGAGCCTCCGGGCCGAGGGGTTTTTTCGTGCCGCAGCACCGAGCGGACCACCCCCGGCCCGCGTCACCACCGAAGGGAAGCCAGATGTCCAGCGGACCACGTGCGGTGCCCCGCCCCGCACCCCGGCCCAGCGGCCGGCGCGTCGACGAGGCCCCGGCCGACCGACCGGCCCCGGCACACCCGGAGCCGGTACGCACCACCGGGGCCGGCAGCCTCGTCCTGGCCCTCGAGGCCGCCGGGGTGGACGTGGTCTTCGGCATCCCGGGCGGGGCGATCCTGCCGGCCTACGACCCGCTGCTGGACAGCGAGAAGGTCCGCCACATCCTCGTCCGCCACGAGCAGGGCGCCGGGCACGCCGCGGCCGGCTACGCCCAGGCGACCGGCCGGGTCGGGGTCTGCATGGCGACGTCCGGACCTGGGGCGACGAACCTCGTCACCGCCATCGCCGACGCCCACATGGACTCCGTGCCGGTGGTCGCGATCACCGGTCAGGTGTCCAGCGCAGCGATCGGCACCGACGCCTTTCAGGAGGCGGACATCGCCGGCATCACGATGCCCATCACCAAGCACAACTACCTCGTCACCGACGCCGACGACATCCCGCGCACGATCGCCGAGGCCTTCCACATCGCCGGCACCGGGCGGCCCGGTCCCGTGCTCGTCGACATCTCCAAGGACGCCCTGCAGGCGGCGACGACGTTCCGCTGGCCCACCCGGATCGACCTGCCGGGCTACCGCCCGGTGACCCGCCCGCACGGCAAGCAGGTGCGCGAGGCCGCCCGGCTGCTCGCCACCTCCCGTCGTCCGGTGCTGTACGTCGGGGGCGGGGTGATCAAGGCTGACGCGACCGAGGAGCTGCGGCGGCTCGTCGACCTGTCCGGTGCACCCGCGGTCACGACGCTGATGGCCCGCGGCGCCCTGCCGGACTCCCACCCGCAGAACCTCGGCATGCCCGGGATGCACGGCACCGTCGCGGCCGTCACCGCGCTGCAGAAGGCCGACCTCATCGTGTCCCTCGGTGCCCGGTTCGACGACCGGGTCACCGGCCAGCTGTCGACGTTCGCCCCGCACGCCACCGTCGTGCACGCCGACATCGACCCGGCCGAGATCTCGAAGAACCGGGTCGCGGACGTGCCCATCGTCGGGGACGCCAAGGAGGTCATCGCCGAGCTCGTCGCCGCGCTGGCCGAGGAGCACGCCGGCTGCGGGCGGCCCGACCTGGCGCCCTGGTGGCGGCAGGTGGACTCCTGGCGGGAGACCTACCCGCTCGGGTACACCGAGCCGGACGACGGCACGCTGTCGCCCCAGTACGTGATCGAGCGGTTGGGTGCGCTCGCCGGCCCGGACGCCGTCTACGTGGCCGGGGTCGGCCAGCACCAGATGTGGGCGGCCCAGTTCATCCGGTACGAGAAGCCTCGCAGCTGGATCAACTCCGGCGGCCTGGGGACGATGGGCTTCGCCGTCCCGGCCGCCATGGGGGCCCAGGTCGGGCGCCCGGACGCCACCGTCTGGGCGGTCGACGGCGACGGCTGCTTCCAGATGACGAACCACGAGCTCGCCACCTGCGCCATCAACGGCATCCCGATCAAGGTGGCGATCATCAACAACTCCAGCCTCGGCATGGTGCGCCAGTGGCAGACCCTCTTCTACGACGGCCGGTACTCCCACACCGACCTGCACACCGGGTCGGCGGTCGAGGCCGGCCAGCGGGTGCCCGACTTCGTCAAGCTCGCCGACGCCTACGGCTGCGTGGGCCTGCGCTGCGAGCGGCCCCAGGACGTCGACGACGTGCTGCGCCGCGCGATGGAGGTCACCGACCGGCCGGTGGTCATCGACTTCGTCGTCCACCGGGACGCGATGGTCTGGCCGATGGTGCCCGCCGGGGTCAGTAACGACGACATCCAGGTCGCCCGGGGCACCGCGCCCGTCTGGGACCGGGAGGAGGGGTAGCGATGAGCCGTCACACCCTGTCGGTGCTGGTGGAGAACAAGCCCGGCGTGCTGACCCGGGTCGCCGGCCTGTTCGCCCGCCGCGGGTTCAACATCCACTCCCTGGCCGTCGGCCCCACCGAGCACGACGACGTCTCCCGGATGACCGTGGTCGTCGACGTCGACGAGCTGCCGCTGGAGCAGGTCACCAAGCAGCTCAACAAGCTCGTCAACGTGCTGAAGATCGTCGAGCTGGCGCCGGAGGCCTCGGTGCAGCGCGAGCAGGTGCTGGTGAAGGTCCGCGCCGAGGCGGCGACCCGCTCCCAGGTCCTCGACGTCGTCACCCTGTTCCGCGCCAAGGTCGTCGACGTCGCTGCCGACTCCCTCACCGTCGAGGCGACCGGCGACAGCGAGAAGATCGAGGCGCTGCTGCGGGTGCTCGAG
This DNA window, taken from Kineosporiaceae bacterium SCSIO 59966, encodes the following:
- a CDS encoding 2-hydroxyacid dehydrogenase — translated: MLSFPDSWVITLPDSQWVEDLGDLPDGVRPAVWDVEHPPAGALGADLADVAVVVPPYLHPAPALPSLRDLPALRLVQTLTTGYDTVAPHVPPGVALATASGVHDAATAELAVGLALASLRGIDDAARDMESARWRHVLRPSLADRRVLVVGTGGIGRAVVERLRPFEVVLTRVATRARQDDDGHVHGVDELPALLPGHDVVVLAVPLTERTRHLVDAAFLAAMPDGALLVNVSRGQVVDTGALLAELRRHRLRAALDVVDPEPLPADHPLWGAPGLLLTPHVGGDTTAMRPRALELLRDQVARLARGEPPRNLVPDSRLGR
- a CDS encoding EAL domain-containing protein; the encoded protein is MTSATDVERERPAPARPAVFWGHVVTVPVLAVLLVAWQTATAGPWWPADGQAFPTGAAVALAVGVVLVVGGELWPVLGSRTVDPSGVAWSTTFAFAVLLFAGLLPAVALLAGASVLSGVLARKAAYRWVFNAGQYSLSLLAAWGVLVVFDRDARPSELWSPADLSDLGVVALAAAAYFVVNELLVTFAVSALSGTSLLDDLRSVLYFELVANGAQLGLAPLVAVVMEHAPALTALGVLPVLAIHRQAVAERESRHAATHDDLTQLANRKHFLTLAESAMDLAARSDQSLALLVVDLDRFKEVNDVLGHQAGDRTIVEVGRRLRHAVRDGDVVARLGGDEFAVLVPAITSLDDALGVAQRVVAELERPFEVEGRLVDLGGSVGVALLPQHAGDFEALFSRADAAMFAAKRDGGGIRVYGPELDSGATGRVGLLGSLRRAIEAGDLVVEYQPKIDMRTGATDGVEALVRWRTTDGVLVPPDDFVPLAEQSGLMPRLTASVLEQALAQCAAWQQAGLRVPVAVNVSLRDVLDARFAVGVAERLVRYGVLGPMLTLEITERVLAEDMLRVQATLEEVSGLGVRVSLDDFGTGWSSLVLLRRLPVAEVKLDRSFVAQVARSRSDAAIVRAVIDLAHELDLVVVAEGVEDAATWSALAAMGCDTAQGWHIARSLPAPAATAWVRERARDRHGARQVGDRTERPQPVPGQTGDGAGLAGR
- a CDS encoding PQQ-dependent sugar dehydrogenase, whose translation is MPGIVAATPCLRPPLGDTAAVPRAALAALSAAVAAALLASCTGSTEPTGGGTGRAAAPAPTVTGDGAGSEPAATPTAVGPHAATRVTGRPGAPRDVVTDLDVPWSVAVLPDGSALVSLRDRAQLVRVGADGTPEVVTATGADGRVPDVRPDGEGGLLGVAVSPTFTEDALVYLYLTAADGNRVVRAPLDGLTLGDPEVLLDGIPAGANHNGGRIAFGPDGMLYATTGDAGQADLAQDLGSLGGKVLRLTPDGGVPADNPFPGSPVWTVGHRNVQGLGWDAEGRLYASEFGTDRLDELNLLEPGANYGWPYVEGPGGDDDFVDPLLIWPTADASPSGLLVTGDAVYLAALRGQRLWRVPLVDGQVGEPEALLTGELGRLRDVVLAPDGAALWVLTNNTARGEPRPGDDRLVRLPLG
- the ilvD gene encoding dihydroxy-acid dehydratase, which gives rise to MTEAPSQPDIKPRSRDVTDGLERAAARGMLRAVGMGDEDFAKPQIGVASSWNEITPCNLSLDRLAQAVKDGVHAAGGYPLEFGTISVSDGISMGHEGMHFSLVSREVIADSVETVMQAERLDGSVLLAGCDKSLPGMLMAAARLDLASVFLYAGSTLPGVAKLSDGTEREVTIIDAFEAVGACARGLMSRADVDAIERAICPGEGACGGMYTANTMASAAEALGMSLPGSAAPPATDRRRDGYARRSGQAVVGMLARGITARQVMTREAFENAVAVVMALGGSTNAVLHLLAIAHEAEVEFTLDDIQRVGDRVPHLADVKPFGRHVMTDVDRVGGVPVVMKALLDAGLLHGDCLTVTGRTVAENLADIAPPDPDGQVLRAIADPIHATGGLTILRGSLAPDGAVVKSAGFERTEFVGTARVFDRERAAMDALEDGTIGAGDVVVIRYEGPKGGPGMREMLAITGAIKGAGLGKDVLLLTDGRFSGGTTGLCVGHLCPEAVDGGPIAFVRDGDRIRLDLRTRALDLLVDDDELERRRAGWQPLPPRYTRGVLAKYARLVGPASGGAVCD
- the gatB gene encoding Asp-tRNA(Asn)/Glu-tRNA(Gln) amidotransferase subunit GatB; this encodes MGFEEAMERFDPVLGLEVHVELSTATKMFCGCPTEFGAEPNTQVCPTCLGLPGALPVLNAAAVESAVRIGLALNCDIASWCRFARKNYFYPDMPKNYQVSQYDEPIATGGWLDVEVPAPEGSDAAPEVVRVEIERAHMEEDTGKSLHVGGGTGRIHGADYSLLDYNRAGVPLIEIVTKPVEGTGSRAPEVARAYVATLRDLLRALGVSDVRMEQGSLRCDVNLSLRESPQAPLGTRTETKNVNSLRSVERAVRYEIGRQAAVLAAGGRVHQETRHWHEDTGLTTPGRSKETAEDYRYFPEPDLVPVAPDPAWVEELRGTLPEPPAQHRRRLQAQWGFSDLEMRDVLNAGAVPLIEATVAAGASPAAARKWWSGPVARRAKEDGVDLADLGITPAQVAELQRLVDTGRINDKLARQVLDGVLAGEGDPEQVIAARGLEVVSDDAALGAAVDRAISANPDVADKIRAGKVAAAGALIGAVMKEMRGQADAGRVRELVLERLGQSG
- the gatA gene encoding Asp-tRNA(Asn)/Glu-tRNA(Gln) amidotransferase subunit GatA, producing the protein MTDLTRLDAADLAGRLAAGEVSSQEVTRAHLDRIEAVDGVVHAFLHVAVDRALAAARDVDRRRAAGEPLGPLAGVPVAVKDVLVTTGMPTTCGSRMLEGWVPPYDATVVRRLADGGLVVLGKTNMDEFAMGSSTEHSAFGPTRNPWDTDRIPGGSGGGSAAAVAAFEAPLAIGTDTGGSIRQPGAVTGTVGVKPTYGGVSRYGLVALASSLDQAGPVTRSVLDAALLHETIGGHDPLDSTSLPDDVPALVEAARRGASGDGVRGLRVGLVRELDGEGYAPQVRARFHEAVDLLAGAGAEIVEVSCPSFASALAAYYLILPSEASSNLAKFDAMRYGLRVLPDGVGAPTAAQVMAATRAVGFGEEVKRRIILGTYALSAGYYDAYYGSAQKVRTLIQRDFAAAFERADVLVSPTAPTVAFRLGEKLEDPLAMYLNDIATIPANLAGVPGMSLPSGLAEDDLPAGVQLLAPARADDRLYHVGAALEAMLTERWGGRLLDRAPEVTA
- the gatC gene encoding Asp-tRNA(Asn)/Glu-tRNA(Gln) amidotransferase subunit GatC; protein product: MSAISRSEVAHLAHLARIDLTDDELDRLAGQLDAIVDAVATVSTVAGEDVPATSHPLPLTNVTRPDEVRPSLTAEQALSGAPDSEQQRFRVPRILEEEQ